Proteins from a single region of Limisphaerales bacterium:
- a CDS encoding DUF393 domain-containing protein, translated as MTEQKKHCILYDDECWMCTFQMRLLTWLDWCGVARLVPASDPECLKLAPGLTREGLMEAIHCVNAEGNVLRGARALRFIGLRMPLLVPMAWVLWVPGIIWIAEAIYAGVSRNRHLISKVFGCQGACDILPQRRRDGETTTKPAEK; from the coding sequence ATGACCGAGCAGAAAAAACACTGCATTCTCTACGATGACGAATGTTGGATGTGCACGTTCCAAATGCGTTTGCTGACGTGGCTGGATTGGTGCGGCGTGGCGCGGTTGGTGCCCGCATCGGATCCCGAGTGCCTCAAACTCGCGCCGGGGCTGACGCGGGAGGGGCTGATGGAGGCGATTCATTGCGTCAATGCAGAGGGCAACGTGCTGCGCGGCGCGCGGGCGTTGCGGTTCATTGGGCTGCGAATGCCGCTGCTGGTGCCGATGGCGTGGGTGCTTTGGGTGCCGGGAATTATCTGGATTGCCGAAGCAATTTACGCAGGCGTGAGCCGCAATCGGCACCTCATCAGTAAGGTTTTTGGCTGCCAAGGCGCCTGCGATATTTTGCCCCAACGCCGGCGTGATGGGGAAACCACCACAAAACCAGCGGAAAAATGA
- a CDS encoding type B 50S ribosomal protein L31, with amino-acid sequence MKTDIHPDKYRPMVFRDTSNGEEFLTRSCAPTRETTTFEGEEYPLYQMGISSTSHPFYTGQQKFVDTAGRVDKFQQRAAKAKAIAEARAAKTKK; translated from the coding sequence ATGAAGACGGACATTCATCCTGATAAATACCGCCCGATGGTTTTTCGTGACACGAGCAATGGCGAGGAATTCCTCACCCGCTCCTGCGCGCCCACGAGGGAAACAACCACCTTTGAGGGCGAAGAATACCCGCTGTACCAAATGGGTATTAGCAGCACCTCCCATCCCTTTTACACCGGCCAACAAAAATTTGTGGATACTGCCGGTCGCGTCGACAAGTTCCAACAACGCGCCGCCAAGGCCAAAGCCATCGCCGAGGCTCGCGCCGCTAAAACAAAAAAATAG
- a CDS encoding fumarylacetoacetate hydrolase family protein, which produces MKLCRFKINDAARIGLAVDETTLADLTAGGIPSITELLEDANAISRVEALTDLPTYPLAEVTLLAPVEQQEVWAAGVTYLRSKTARMEESDFSASAYDLVYDAPRPEIFFKSLPEKVVGPNEPVGIRADATWSVPEPELALVLNSGGQFVGCTIGNDMSSRDIEGENLLYLPQAKVYDRSCAIGPWLVLAPTEAEARAWTIGVEIIRANKTVFDGETSLNNLKRSFDELAEYLCRSQSFPHGAILLTGTGVVPPDEFTLTADDLIRIHISGIGTLENPVAVIYNG; this is translated from the coding sequence ATGAAACTCTGCAGATTCAAAATTAATGACGCGGCCCGCATCGGCCTTGCTGTCGATGAAACCACCCTTGCCGATCTCACCGCAGGCGGCATCCCCTCTATCACCGAATTGCTGGAAGACGCCAACGCCATTTCGCGCGTGGAGGCGCTCACGGATTTGCCGACTTACCCGCTGGCGGAAGTCACCTTGCTTGCGCCCGTGGAGCAGCAGGAAGTGTGGGCCGCAGGCGTCACTTACTTGCGCAGCAAAACGGCGCGCATGGAGGAAAGCGATTTCAGCGCCAGCGCGTACGATTTGGTTTACGATGCGCCGCGACCGGAAATTTTCTTCAAGTCGCTCCCCGAAAAAGTCGTGGGCCCAAACGAGCCCGTCGGCATTCGAGCCGATGCGACGTGGAGCGTGCCCGAGCCGGAGCTGGCGTTGGTCCTCAACTCGGGCGGACAATTCGTCGGCTGCACCATCGGCAACGACATGAGCTCGCGCGACATCGAAGGCGAAAATCTCCTCTACCTTCCGCAGGCCAAAGTGTACGACCGCTCTTGCGCCATCGGCCCGTGGCTCGTCCTCGCCCCCACCGAAGCCGAAGCCCGCGCGTGGACCATCGGCGTGGAAATCATCCGCGCAAACAAAACTGTTTTTGATGGCGAAACTTCCCTCAACAATCTCAAGCGTTCATTCGACGAATTGGCCGAATACCTTTGCCGCTCCCAATCATTCCCACACGGCGCGATATTGCTCACCGGCACCGGCGTGGTGCCGCCCGATGAATTCACACTGACCGCGGACGACCTCATCCGCATCCACATTTCCGGCATTGGCACACTGGAAAATCCGGTGGCGGTCATATATAACGGTTAA
- a CDS encoding M1 family metallopeptidase: protein MLKSLSLFWRRVCAAGLLLAFSLSAAPKDPFKQLDDLWPTPDAARRASGAPGPGYWQQRADYVIDVELDEAKHRITGRETITYHNRSQDTLDYLWLQLDQNLLDPKMIAAQSRTAPGFSGLSFEKLDSMLLQRKFNGGHKITAVKDVAGKPLKHVVVQTMMRVIPPAPLKPGKSITFSVEWNYNINDTAKISGRTGYEYFKEDKNHLYAIAQWFPRMCAYTDVTGWQNKQYLGTGEFALEFGNYLVRITAPADHVVASTGVLQNADKILTQTQRERLAKARTSKKPVFIINLAEAKANEKEKAKGKKTWVFKADNVRDFAFASSRKFLWDAMGVNLNGKTIMAMSYWPKEGEPLWSRYSTHAVAHTLELYSRYTFDYPYPVAISVNAPVGGMEYPMICWQRPRPEKDGTYSKRTKYGLISVIIHEVGHNWFPMIVNSDERQWMWMDEGINSFLQFLTEQEWEADYPSRIMPERMGGLLSYLKSPNKMPIMTGADSLQSTGYNAYTKPTLALNILRESVLGREQFDYAFKQYARRWMFKSPTPTDFFRTMEDAGGQDLDWFWRGWFYGIEHTDISIENVHHYKMDTRDPYKDKTARKDKRDAEPDRLFQKRNKPLPKRVDAFPELKDFYNDYDDLDVTEKDRAAYEKLLKGLSEKEKAMLKSKGQFYIVDLKNLGGLVMPVVIKITYEDKSTEEIRLPAQIWRRNPETVSKMIVTDKKIAKIEIDPHRETADVDIENNYFPRRIREHTFGISKPKKPSGNNPLRDKQKEEEKARKEAEEKKKKEAEKEKNKKPAPKKH from the coding sequence ATGCTGAAATCACTCAGTCTTTTTTGGCGTCGCGTTTGCGCGGCGGGTCTTCTTCTGGCGTTTTCCCTGTCAGCCGCGCCGAAGGATCCTTTCAAGCAACTCGATGATCTGTGGCCCACGCCGGATGCGGCACGCCGCGCTTCGGGCGCGCCGGGGCCGGGCTATTGGCAGCAGCGGGCGGATTACGTCATCGATGTGGAACTCGATGAAGCGAAGCACCGCATCACCGGCCGCGAGACGATCACGTATCACAATCGCTCACAGGACACGCTGGATTATTTGTGGCTGCAGCTGGATCAAAATTTGTTGGATCCCAAAATGATCGCCGCGCAGTCGCGCACGGCGCCAGGGTTTTCAGGGCTGTCTTTTGAGAAACTCGATTCGATGTTATTGCAGCGGAAATTTAATGGCGGACACAAAATCACTGCCGTCAAGGATGTCGCCGGCAAACCGCTCAAGCACGTGGTGGTGCAAACGATGATGCGCGTAATCCCGCCCGCGCCGCTCAAACCGGGCAAGTCGATCACGTTTTCGGTGGAGTGGAATTATAACATCAACGACACCGCCAAAATCAGTGGCCGCACGGGGTACGAATATTTTAAGGAAGACAAAAACCATTTGTACGCCATTGCGCAGTGGTTCCCGCGGATGTGCGCGTACACGGATGTCACCGGCTGGCAAAATAAACAGTACCTCGGCACGGGCGAGTTTGCGTTGGAGTTTGGCAATTACCTGGTGCGCATCACCGCGCCGGCCGATCACGTGGTGGCCTCCACGGGCGTGCTGCAAAATGCCGATAAAATCTTAACCCAAACCCAACGCGAACGCCTCGCCAAAGCGCGCACGTCAAAGAAGCCGGTGTTCATCATCAACCTCGCCGAGGCCAAGGCCAACGAAAAAGAAAAAGCCAAAGGCAAAAAAACGTGGGTGTTCAAAGCCGACAACGTGCGTGATTTTGCGTTTGCCAGTTCGCGAAAATTTTTGTGGGACGCAATGGGCGTCAATTTGAATGGCAAAACCATTATGGCGATGAGCTACTGGCCCAAGGAAGGCGAGCCGCTTTGGAGCCGGTACAGCACCCACGCCGTCGCCCACACGCTGGAGTTGTACTCGCGCTACACGTTTGATTATCCATACCCCGTCGCCATCTCCGTGAACGCGCCGGTGGGCGGGATGGAGTACCCGATGATTTGCTGGCAACGCCCGCGCCCCGAAAAGGACGGCACTTATTCCAAGCGCACCAAGTACGGCCTCATCTCGGTGATCATCCACGAGGTGGGCCACAATTGGTTTCCGATGATTGTCAATTCAGATGAGCGTCAGTGGATGTGGATGGACGAGGGTATTAACTCCTTCCTGCAATTTCTCACCGAACAGGAATGGGAAGCCGATTATCCCTCGCGCATCATGCCCGAGCGCATGGGCGGACTGCTCAGTTACCTGAAGTCCCCCAATAAAATGCCCATCATGACCGGCGCCGATTCCCTCCAAAGCACCGGCTACAACGCCTATACCAAACCCACGCTCGCGCTCAATATCCTGCGCGAAAGCGTCCTCGGCCGCGAGCAGTTCGATTACGCCTTCAAACAATACGCCCGCCGTTGGATGTTCAAGAGCCCCACGCCCACCGATTTTTTCCGCACCATGGAAGACGCCGGCGGACAGGATCTCGATTGGTTTTGGCGCGGCTGGTTTTACGGCATTGAGCACACCGACATTTCCATTGAAAACGTCCACCACTACAAAATGGACACGCGCGATCCGTACAAAGATAAGACCGCCCGGAAAGACAAACGCGATGCCGAGCCCGATCGCCTGTTCCAAAAACGCAACAAACCCCTCCCCAAACGCGTCGACGCCTTTCCGGAACTCAAAGATTTTTATAACGACTACGACGATCTCGACGTTACCGAAAAAGACCGCGCCGCTTACGAGAAACTCCTCAAAGGCCTCAGCGAAAAGGAGAAGGCCATGCTCAAAAGCAAAGGCCAGTTTTACATCGTGGACCTAAAAAACCTCGGCGGCCTTGTGATGCCCGTCGTGATCAAAATAACGTACGAAGACAAAAGCACCGAAGAAATCCGCTTGCCCGCCCAAATCTGGCGGCGCAATCCCGAGACTGTTTCAAAGATGATCGTCACCGACAAAAAAATCGCCAAGATCGAAATCGATCCCCACCGCGAAACCGCCGACGTCGATATCGAAAACAACTACTTCCCCCGCCGCATCCGTGAACACACCTTCGGCATTTCCAAACCCAAAAAACCCTCCGGCAACAACCCCCTCCGCGACAAACAAAAGGAGGAAGAAAAAGCCCGCAAAGAAGCCGAAGAAAAAAAGAAAAAAGAAGCCGAAAAGGAAAAGAACAAAAAGCCTGCGCCGAAGAAGCATTAA
- a CDS encoding 4a-hydroxytetrahydrobiopterin dehydratase: MSEESCSLSQRECKPCQGGVPPLAGEALAQLAAELGNDWHVIDGHHLEKEYSFKNFAEALAFTNQVGALAEDIFHHPDICLAWGKVKITLWTHKIDGLNEADFIFAAKADALL; this comes from the coding sequence ATGAGCGAAGAATCCTGCAGCCTCTCCCAACGCGAATGCAAACCCTGCCAAGGCGGCGTGCCGCCGCTCGCGGGCGAGGCATTGGCACAACTGGCCGCCGAACTCGGCAATGACTGGCACGTCATCGACGGCCATCATCTCGAAAAAGAATACAGCTTCAAAAACTTCGCCGAGGCACTGGCCTTCACCAATCAGGTCGGCGCGCTCGCCGAAGATATTTTTCATCACCCCGACATCTGTCTCGCGTGGGGCAAAGTGAAGATCACCCTCTGGACCCATAAAATCGACGGCCTCAACGAAGCTGACTTCATCTTCGCTGCCAAAGCTGACGCACTCCTTTAA
- a CDS encoding succinylglutamate desuccinylase/aspartoacylase family protein: MRRWLAFGLMMFTVLFGAMGAGAAVSTGVIAKGTRWAMAWRVYDSGQPGPTVIVVGGVHGNEPAGASAAGQIQHWPVKRGRLIVVPRANGPGLKDGTRFLPGVSLKTRDLNRNFQKTNSEEGPVGEPAIALWKFVIGHQPDWLIDLHEGTDFHQINSKSVGSSIIDVHSNASNAAVPLMLKAVNATVSEPRKKFVRLRYPVDGSLARAAHERLGAHAMICETTSKDQPRSQRARQHRLMVYALLMHLQMATAGPHVLVGKDSFRVAIYDAGGAGGNGPRNVDRVLAGHAVMRRVGATDVRDGVLGQFHLAVFPGGSGSKQAKALAPAGRKAVQNFVLDGGGFVGICAGSYLAAANYEWSLGISNHKTFCKSIDIPKVGRKSMWYRGPSATVQMELTKAGRKILGGKIGAFDVRYHNGPIMSPMGKAGPAAFQPLAHFRSEVSCYEPQKGTMTGTPAIIAGQYGKGRVLCISPHPESSVALHEMVRRGLFWAGDKK; the protein is encoded by the coding sequence ATGCGACGATGGTTGGCGTTTGGGTTGATGATGTTCACCGTGCTGTTTGGCGCGATGGGTGCGGGTGCGGCGGTGTCCACCGGCGTGATCGCCAAGGGCACGCGGTGGGCGATGGCGTGGCGCGTGTACGACAGCGGCCAGCCGGGGCCGACGGTGATTGTGGTCGGCGGCGTGCACGGCAATGAGCCGGCGGGCGCCAGCGCCGCGGGGCAAATTCAGCATTGGCCGGTGAAACGTGGGCGGCTCATCGTGGTGCCGCGCGCCAACGGACCGGGGCTGAAAGATGGCACGCGGTTTCTGCCGGGGGTGTCGCTCAAGACGCGCGACTTGAATCGTAATTTTCAAAAAACCAATTCCGAGGAAGGCCCCGTGGGTGAACCGGCGATCGCGTTGTGGAAATTTGTGATCGGGCATCAACCGGATTGGTTAATTGATTTGCACGAGGGGACGGACTTTCACCAAATCAATTCCAAATCCGTCGGATCATCCATCATCGACGTGCATTCAAACGCTTCAAATGCCGCCGTGCCGCTGATGCTCAAGGCGGTGAATGCGACCGTGAGTGAGCCCAGGAAAAAATTTGTGCGGCTGCGGTATCCCGTGGATGGCTCGCTGGCGCGCGCGGCGCACGAGCGGCTGGGCGCGCACGCGATGATTTGCGAAACGACTTCCAAAGATCAACCCCGCAGCCAACGCGCGCGGCAGCATCGGCTGATGGTGTACGCGCTGCTTATGCATTTGCAAATGGCGACGGCGGGGCCGCACGTTTTGGTGGGTAAGGATAGTTTCCGCGTGGCGATTTATGATGCCGGCGGCGCGGGAGGTAATGGGCCGCGCAATGTGGATCGCGTGCTCGCGGGGCACGCGGTGATGCGGCGCGTGGGTGCGACGGATGTACGCGATGGCGTGCTGGGGCAGTTTCACCTCGCGGTATTCCCCGGCGGCAGCGGCAGCAAACAAGCCAAGGCATTGGCACCGGCCGGACGCAAGGCGGTGCAAAATTTTGTGCTTGATGGCGGCGGGTTTGTGGGCATCTGTGCGGGCTCGTATTTGGCGGCGGCCAATTACGAATGGTCGCTCGGCATCAGCAATCACAAAACATTTTGCAAGAGCATCGACATCCCGAAAGTGGGCCGCAAAAGTATGTGGTACCGCGGCCCTTCCGCCACGGTGCAAATGGAGCTCACCAAAGCGGGCCGGAAAATCTTGGGCGGTAAAATAGGCGCGTTCGATGTGCGCTATCACAACGGCCCCATTATGTCGCCCATGGGCAAGGCGGGCCCCGCCGCGTTTCAACCGCTGGCGCATTTCCGCAGCGAAGTTTCCTGTTACGAACCGCAGAAAGGAACAATGACCGGCACCCCCGCCATCATCGCCGGCCAATACGGCAAAGGCCGCGTGCTCTGCATCAGCCCCCATCCCGAATCATCCGTAGCGCTGCACGAAATGGTGCGGCGCGGATTATTCTGGGCGGGTGATAAAAAGTAG
- a CDS encoding aldehyde dehydrogenase family protein: protein MKQYKNFINGEWVSAVSGDTHTNLNPADTREVVTEYALGGRAEAQAAIDAAQTAFPAWRATTAPARGKILSAVANIIAGRKDELAEILCREEGKTKVEAGMEVGRTVDIFRFMAGLSYTIGGSVVPHDLPNNMLFTKREPLGVVALITPWNFPIALPAWKLAPALVSGNTVVLKPATQAPAMALELARAFDEAGLPAGVLNVVVGSGKEVGDELANHEAVQALSFTGSHDVGHGIYQQLAPRMTRAQMEMGGKNPTIVLADADLDFAAKIVGLASFGQTGQVCTATSRVIVSEEVADEFTEKLIAEAQSRNVGNGMNDGVTMGPAVSAGELDGNLDYIKIANDEGAECVWGGERLGEGDLEHGHFMSPAVIANVKNSMRIAQEEVFGPVVGVVKAGDFDEAIALANDIEYGLSASIITRDITKAMRYTDQIEAGVVKINQISTGLALQAPFGGVKHSSTNNFKEQGQTAIDFYTRVKSVYLDYSA, encoded by the coding sequence ATGAAGCAGTACAAAAATTTCATTAATGGCGAATGGGTGTCCGCCGTTTCGGGCGACACGCACACCAATCTCAACCCCGCCGACACGCGCGAGGTGGTCACCGAATATGCGCTGGGTGGACGCGCCGAAGCGCAGGCGGCGATCGATGCCGCGCAAACGGCTTTCCCCGCGTGGCGGGCGACGACGGCACCCGCTCGCGGGAAAATTCTCAGCGCGGTAGCCAACATCATCGCCGGTCGCAAAGATGAGCTGGCGGAAATTCTTTGTCGCGAAGAAGGCAAAACCAAAGTGGAAGCCGGAATGGAAGTCGGTCGCACGGTCGATATTTTTCGGTTTATGGCCGGGCTGAGCTACACCATCGGTGGCAGCGTGGTGCCGCACGATTTGCCGAACAACATGCTCTTCACCAAACGCGAGCCGCTCGGCGTCGTGGCACTCATCACCCCGTGGAATTTTCCCATTGCGCTCCCCGCGTGGAAGCTCGCGCCCGCGTTGGTGAGCGGCAACACCGTCGTGCTCAAGCCCGCCACCCAGGCACCCGCGATGGCCCTCGAACTCGCGCGCGCCTTCGATGAGGCGGGTTTGCCCGCGGGCGTGCTCAACGTCGTCGTCGGCAGCGGCAAAGAAGTAGGCGATGAACTGGCCAATCACGAAGCGGTGCAGGCGCTTTCCTTCACCGGCTCGCACGACGTGGGCCACGGGATTTATCAGCAACTCGCCCCGCGCATGACCCGCGCGCAAATGGAAATGGGCGGCAAAAATCCAACCATCGTACTCGCTGATGCCGATCTTGATTTCGCGGCAAAAATCGTCGGACTCGCCAGCTTCGGCCAAACGGGCCAAGTTTGCACTGCGACCAGTCGCGTGATTGTGAGTGAAGAGGTGGCGGACGAGTTCACCGAAAAACTCATCGCCGAAGCCCAATCCCGCAACGTGGGCAACGGGATGAACGATGGCGTGACAATGGGTCCCGCCGTGAGCGCCGGCGAATTGGACGGCAATCTCGATTACATCAAAATCGCCAATGACGAAGGCGCCGAATGCGTTTGGGGCGGCGAACGCCTCGGCGAAGGCGATCTCGAGCACGGCCATTTTATGAGCCCCGCCGTAATCGCCAATGTGAAAAATTCCATGCGCATCGCGCAGGAAGAAGTCTTCGGCCCCGTGGTGGGCGTCGTAAAAGCCGGCGACTTTGACGAAGCCATCGCGCTCGCCAACGACATCGAGTACGGCCTCAGCGCGTCCATCATCACCCGTGACATCACCAAAGCGATGCGCTACACCGACCAAATCGAAGCGGGCGTCGTGAAGATCAACCAAATCTCCACCGGCCTCGCCCTGCAAGCCCCCTTCGGCGGCGTCAAACATTCCAGCACCAACAACTTCAAAGAACAGGGCCAAACCGCCATCGACTTTTACACGAGAGTGAAATCAGTTTACTTGGATTACTCAGCGTGA
- a CDS encoding class I SAM-dependent methyltransferase, translating into MNPIHDHNRAAWDARVKEGQRFTRPSTDDEMSRPLEILDPLGWLGGEVADQRILCLGAGGGRHGPMLASAGARVTVVDISPEMLRLDDELAEARGLQVETVATSIDDLSMLPAAEYDAVMQPVSTCYVPDIRIAYRELARVMKAGGVYISRHKQPTSLQMDLAPGPNGFVIEEPYFLDGPLSPAKRSGPHREQGTMEFLHRWGDLIGGLCEAGFVIEAVTEPKFGDASAAPGSFEYRGHFIAPYIQLRARRTEQPAAADKLWVPEALGS; encoded by the coding sequence ATGAATCCCATTCACGATCACAATCGCGCCGCGTGGGATGCGCGGGTGAAAGAGGGCCAGCGCTTCACGCGGCCTTCAACGGATGATGAGATGTCGCGGCCGTTGGAGATTCTCGATCCACTCGGCTGGCTCGGCGGTGAAGTCGCCGATCAACGCATCCTGTGCCTCGGCGCGGGCGGCGGCAGACATGGGCCGATGCTGGCGAGCGCGGGCGCCCGGGTGACGGTGGTGGATATCAGCCCCGAAATGCTGCGGTTGGATGATGAACTCGCCGAGGCGCGTGGGCTCCAAGTAGAAACGGTGGCGACGTCCATCGATGATCTTTCGATGCTGCCCGCTGCGGAGTACGATGCGGTGATGCAGCCGGTGAGCACTTGTTATGTGCCGGACATCCGCATCGCCTATCGCGAGCTGGCGCGGGTGATGAAAGCGGGCGGCGTTTACATCAGCCGTCACAAGCAACCCACCAGTTTGCAAATGGACCTCGCGCCGGGCCCGAATGGGTTTGTGATTGAGGAGCCGTATTTTCTCGATGGCCCGCTTTCGCCCGCTAAGCGTTCGGGTCCGCATCGCGAACAGGGTACGATGGAATTTCTGCATCGTTGGGGAGACTTGATCGGCGGCCTGTGCGAGGCGGGGTTTGTGATTGAAGCGGTCACCGAGCCAAAATTCGGCGACGCCTCCGCTGCGCCCGGCAGTTTCGAATACCGCGGCCATTTCATTGCGCCTTACATCCAACTCCGCGCCCGCCGCACGGAACAACCCGCCGCCGCCGATAAGCTTTGGGTTCCTGAAGCTTTGGGTTCCTGA
- a CDS encoding VCBS repeat-containing protein gives MLQRTIILGAALLIGLSGCSRKRPAAPASPTGEKTNPANGGAAGKSATREVRLLHTLQGHRGSIWSVAWNPNGKQIATGSWDHTIKYWNADTGKLQHSMRGHKNRVHKIAWSPDGKHLASCGWDGEIKIWDGTWLEHSLSGHSSVAFCIAWSPDGKRLASGSPDQSVRIWDTENGKLLHLLEGHTGTVWNVAWSPDGKRLASGSNDNTIKIWDAQFGALAHTLTGHEGGVWTTAWNPDGQRLASGSDDRTVRIWNATTGRSIHILQSHQACAHCVTWNRAGDRLASSSWDTTAKVWDPSQGKLLQTLSGHTGFINLIQWSPGDQQLATASDDGTANVWNAKTGQLLDSLGGHSSAVHSLAWDPNDGRLAVSSFDGKVNLWGITGTHSPPAKPPAPDPASEYKHSPTELEQLKNGEAVSKTLCVTCHVRPEPSILSSEKWDLALQRMMPWLGMMPPHTGLASTNGFERVLAANIFPAAPVMSVKQWTDVCYYYIEKSEYEKPVTLNPNPPELLQLFAVEHPATPFDAHCMHVNIGAENLWVAHEPTRTLHRLGSDGKWRKPINPGGSVSRWQLDKTGAWGTLIGSFRPSVDPRGALVRWEQGKTTPLLPTPLHRPADVLPVDLNNDGREDLVVCEYGHMLGSAFWLENTGGTFKRHPLLNQPGSVSVASAHFNDDGIPDFAILTGQAREAVHLFISTGPGKFDHREILKRHPAWGHTHIEILDFNRDGHPDLLITNGDNGEVNPAPIKSYHGVRLHLNDGHNQFREALFHQQPGAFRAVAHDFDGDGDLDIASTAFFADYQRDPAGGFVFLRQDQPLKFTPLALPAADSRWLAMDAGDLDGDGDVDIVLGAYNNGPSESGYPTAIRVRWQANPVPLIILRNRSK, from the coding sequence ATGTTGCAACGAACAATCATTTTGGGGGCGGCACTGTTAATCGGTCTCTCAGGCTGCAGCCGAAAGCGACCGGCGGCCCCCGCATCCCCAACCGGGGAAAAAACGAACCCTGCCAACGGCGGAGCCGCCGGCAAATCGGCAACCCGCGAGGTGCGCCTGCTGCACACATTACAAGGCCATCGAGGTTCGATCTGGAGCGTGGCGTGGAACCCGAACGGCAAACAAATTGCCACCGGAAGCTGGGATCATACCATCAAGTATTGGAATGCCGACACAGGCAAATTACAGCACTCTATGCGCGGGCACAAAAACCGGGTCCACAAAATTGCCTGGAGCCCGGATGGCAAACACTTGGCCAGCTGCGGCTGGGATGGGGAAATTAAGATTTGGGATGGCACTTGGCTCGAACACTCGTTGTCCGGCCATTCGTCAGTTGCCTTTTGCATTGCGTGGAGCCCGGACGGCAAACGATTGGCCAGCGGAAGTCCGGATCAATCCGTACGAATTTGGGATACGGAAAACGGCAAACTGCTACATCTGCTCGAAGGCCATACCGGCACCGTATGGAATGTGGCGTGGAGCCCGGACGGCAAACGGTTGGCCAGCGGAAGTAACGATAACACGATCAAAATATGGGACGCACAATTCGGTGCGTTGGCACATACACTGACAGGGCATGAGGGGGGCGTCTGGACCACAGCGTGGAATCCGGATGGCCAACGCCTGGCCAGTGGCAGCGACGACCGCACCGTGCGGATTTGGAATGCCACCACCGGCCGTTCAATCCACATCCTGCAAAGCCATCAAGCGTGCGCTCATTGTGTGACGTGGAATCGTGCCGGTGACCGGTTAGCCAGCAGTAGCTGGGATACAACCGCAAAAGTGTGGGATCCCAGCCAAGGTAAGTTGTTGCAAACCTTAAGCGGCCACACCGGCTTCATTAATTTAATCCAATGGAGCCCGGGCGATCAACAATTGGCCACGGCCAGCGATGACGGTACGGCCAACGTTTGGAACGCCAAAACCGGTCAGCTGCTCGATAGCCTCGGAGGACATTCCAGCGCGGTCCATAGTTTGGCTTGGGATCCGAACGACGGGCGCCTGGCCGTGAGTAGCTTCGATGGAAAAGTAAATTTATGGGGTATCACCGGCACCCACTCCCCGCCGGCCAAACCTCCCGCACCCGACCCCGCGTCCGAATATAAACATTCCCCCACCGAACTGGAGCAGCTGAAAAACGGTGAGGCGGTTTCCAAAACCCTATGCGTCACTTGTCATGTGCGGCCGGAGCCCTCAATTTTGAGCAGTGAAAAATGGGATCTCGCACTCCAACGGATGATGCCGTGGCTGGGGATGATGCCGCCGCATACCGGCCTGGCATCCACCAACGGATTTGAACGCGTGCTGGCCGCCAATATTTTTCCGGCCGCCCCGGTCATGTCGGTAAAGCAGTGGACTGATGTCTGCTATTATTACATCGAAAAATCTGAGTACGAAAAACCCGTCACCCTGAATCCCAACCCGCCTGAATTGCTTCAATTATTTGCCGTGGAACACCCCGCCACCCCGTTTGACGCGCATTGCATGCACGTCAACATTGGCGCAGAAAATTTATGGGTCGCGCACGAGCCCACCCGCACATTGCACCGGCTCGGCTCGGACGGTAAGTGGCGTAAACCCATTAACCCCGGTGGATCAGTTTCCCGCTGGCAACTCGATAAAACCGGCGCTTGGGGCACGCTCATCGGCAGCTTCCGGCCCTCAGTCGATCCCCGCGGCGCGCTGGTGCGATGGGAGCAAGGCAAAACCACTCCGCTCCTCCCAACCCCCCTGCACCGGCCGGCGGATGTGTTGCCCGTGGATCTCAACAACGACGGCCGCGAAGACCTCGTGGTTTGCGAATATGGTCACATGCTCGGCAGCGCATTTTGGCTGGAAAATACCGGCGGAACTTTCAAGCGCCACCCGTTGCTGAACCAGCCCGGCTCCGTCAGCGTAGCCAGCGCCCACTTTAATGACGACGGCATCCCGGACTTCGCCATTCTCACCGGCCAAGCACGTGAGGCCGTTCATTTATTTATCAGCACCGGGCCGGGCAAATTCGATCACCGCGAAATCCTCAAGCGCCACCCCGCATGGGGCCACACCCACATAGAAATCTTGGATTTCAATCGGGACGGCCACCCCGATTTACTCATCACCAATGGGGACAACGGTGAGGTCAATCCCGCACCCATCAAATCTTACCACGGTGTGCGACTGCATTTGAACGACGGCCATAATCAATTTCGCGAAGCGCTGTTCCACCAACAACCCGGCGCGTTCCGGGCCGTGGCTCATGATTTCGATGGCGATGGGGATCTCGACATCGCCTCCACCGCCTTCTTTGCCGACTACCAACGCGACCCCGCCGGCGGGTTTGTTTTCCTTCGTCAAGACCAACCCCTGAAGTTCACCCCGCTCGCCTTGCCCGCCGCCGACAGTCGCTGGTTGGCAATGGACGCCGGCGATCTCGATGGTGATGGCGATGTAGATATTGTTCTCGGCGCGTACAACAACGGCCCCTCCGAAAGCGGCTACCCCACCGCCATTCGAGTCCGTTGGCAGGCAAACCCCGTGCCCCTGATCATTCTGCGTAACCGCTCCAAATAG